The following are from one region of the Qipengyuania flava genome:
- a CDS encoding alkaline phosphatase, which yields MTFRSLCLATSAAAMALGGCSTTAAQEAPQAAAPAPEKKRAKNVILFIGDGMGISTVTAARIYAGQKLGQTGEEYVLPFERFDNVALVKTYNTNAQVPDSAGTASAMHTGVKTQIGVLGYGPGITLADCASGAGEELDLLGDEVKERGLALGIVSTARMTHATPASVYARSVSRDWESNAGIPEDQRGLGCADIASQLVAAPFDVALGGGKTAFFGSDADGWRLEADANLPADWVARTGGTYVDSASALAAAPMDKPVLGLFSNSHMTYMVDRAADSSEPTLTDMTASAIGRLSTDPDGYYLMVESGRIDHGHHWGKAGYALEEAVEFARAIQWAIDNTDPEETLILVTADHSHVFTIAGYPKRGNPILGYVSNPLDDGPSLAADGKPYTTLGYANGMGAFEGERPMPETGVKASQQAAIPLDSETHAGEDVALYANGPGAENVRGVMEQNRIYNVIRKAFGWEE from the coding sequence ATGACCTTCCGCTCCCTCTGCCTTGCCACCAGCGCTGCCGCTATGGCCCTTGGCGGGTGTTCGACCACCGCTGCGCAGGAAGCGCCGCAGGCGGCCGCTCCGGCTCCAGAGAAAAAGCGCGCGAAGAACGTCATTCTCTTCATCGGCGACGGCATGGGTATCTCCACCGTCACCGCCGCGCGGATCTATGCGGGCCAGAAGCTGGGGCAGACGGGTGAGGAGTATGTCCTGCCGTTCGAGAGGTTCGACAATGTGGCCCTCGTGAAAACCTACAACACCAACGCGCAGGTCCCCGACAGCGCAGGCACGGCCAGCGCGATGCACACCGGTGTGAAGACGCAGATCGGCGTGCTTGGCTATGGGCCCGGCATCACCCTGGCGGATTGCGCGTCGGGCGCGGGCGAGGAACTGGACCTGCTCGGTGACGAAGTGAAGGAGCGCGGCCTTGCCCTTGGCATCGTCAGCACCGCGCGCATGACCCACGCGACCCCAGCATCGGTCTATGCGCGCAGCGTCAGCCGGGACTGGGAATCGAACGCCGGTATCCCCGAAGACCAGCGCGGCCTTGGCTGCGCGGACATTGCCTCGCAACTGGTCGCGGCCCCCTTCGATGTGGCGCTGGGCGGCGGCAAGACCGCCTTTTTCGGGAGCGACGCGGACGGGTGGCGCCTGGAGGCTGACGCGAACCTGCCGGCCGACTGGGTCGCAAGGACGGGCGGGACCTATGTCGACAGCGCGAGCGCGCTGGCTGCGGCTCCGATGGACAAGCCGGTCCTCGGCCTCTTCTCGAACAGCCACATGACGTACATGGTCGACCGCGCCGCGGACAGCAGCGAACCCACGCTGACCGACATGACCGCAAGCGCCATCGGCCGCCTCAGCACGGATCCCGATGGCTACTACCTGATGGTCGAAAGCGGGCGCATCGATCACGGCCATCACTGGGGCAAGGCGGGCTATGCGCTGGAGGAAGCGGTCGAGTTCGCCCGCGCGATCCAGTGGGCGATCGACAACACCGACCCCGAAGAAACGCTCATCCTGGTGACCGCCGATCACAGCCACGTCTTCACCATCGCGGGCTACCCCAAGCGCGGCAATCCGATCCTGGGCTATGTTTCCAACCCGCTCGACGATGGCCCCTCGCTCGCCGCCGACGGCAAGCCCTACACGACGCTTGGCTACGCCAACGGCATGGGCGCTTTCGAAGGCGAACGGCCCATGCCGGAAACCGGGGTGAAGGCGAGCCAGCAGGCGGCGATCCCCCTCGATTCCGAAACCCACGCCGGAGAAGACGTTGCGCTCTACGCTAACGGACCGGGCGCCGAAAACGTGCGCGGGGTGATGGAGCAGAACCGGATCTACAATGTGATCCGCAAGGCGTTTGGCTGGGAAGAGTAG